Proteins encoded within one genomic window of Methanoregula sp. UBA64:
- the trpE gene encoding anthranilate synthase component I, whose product MESDTIFPQTELNLGYDEFLTAVSDQPKPLVIPLCAELPLPRCSPLDIFRKTRAGPGFLLESMEGSEKIARYSYVGLDPACVITAGREVTVTGSDAFVAIAQEPEGNNPVDKVRSILSRFHYINLRAPRFFGGMVGYFSYDIVHKLFTKVPDSRNGTPQETPDARFMLTKDCIVFDHLERRLFIFASPFLTYDSDPAEEYRRSAAHIAELAGRIAAIEEAGPENPARTGIYNPEHPEKVPAVTDNTGREAFMHAVETIKEHIVAGDIFQAVLSRRMECAVGPDPFPVYETLRGINPSPYMYYLDFGDEQVVGASPEMLVRVEKRRVTTVPIAGTRPRGRDKSEDKRLAQEMLLDKKERAEHTMLVDLARNDVGRVCKFGSVEVSEFMGIEKFSHVQHMVSTVQGTLMDHLDCYDALRSCFPAGTVSGAPKIRAMQIIRETEPDARGLYAGAVGYIGFDKNLEFAIAIRTMNVRNGRAYIQTGAGIVADSVPESEWTETETKAAAMMRAIERAGVAE is encoded by the coding sequence ATGGAGTCTGATACCATTTTCCCTCAAACGGAACTGAATCTCGGATACGATGAATTCCTGACCGCGGTAAGCGACCAGCCAAAGCCGCTCGTGATCCCGCTCTGCGCCGAGCTGCCGCTGCCCCGCTGTTCGCCGCTCGACATTTTCCGGAAGACCCGGGCAGGGCCCGGGTTTTTGCTCGAATCCATGGAAGGCAGCGAGAAGATAGCGCGCTACTCGTACGTGGGGCTCGACCCCGCGTGCGTAATCACGGCCGGCCGCGAAGTTACCGTCACCGGCAGCGATGCGTTCGTTGCTATCGCACAGGAGCCGGAAGGAAATAACCCGGTCGACAAGGTCCGCTCGATCCTCTCGCGGTTCCATTACATCAACCTCCGGGCGCCCCGGTTCTTTGGCGGGATGGTGGGGTACTTCTCGTACGATATCGTGCATAAGCTCTTCACGAAAGTCCCTGACTCCCGGAACGGCACGCCGCAGGAGACGCCCGATGCCCGGTTCATGCTCACCAAAGACTGCATTGTCTTCGACCACCTGGAGCGCAGACTTTTCATCTTCGCAAGCCCGTTTCTGACCTACGATTCCGATCCGGCAGAAGAATACCGGCGCAGCGCTGCACACATTGCAGAACTTGCCGGCCGGATCGCGGCGATTGAAGAAGCGGGCCCGGAGAATCCGGCACGGACCGGCATCTACAATCCCGAACATCCCGAAAAAGTTCCGGCAGTCACGGACAACACCGGCCGCGAAGCGTTCATGCACGCGGTCGAAACGATCAAGGAGCACATCGTTGCCGGGGATATCTTCCAGGCCGTACTCTCGCGGAGAATGGAGTGCGCGGTCGGGCCCGATCCGTTCCCGGTGTACGAGACGCTTCGCGGGATCAACCCGAGCCCGTACATGTATTACCTTGATTTCGGGGACGAGCAGGTTGTCGGCGCAAGCCCCGAGATGCTGGTCCGGGTAGAGAAGCGGCGGGTCACGACCGTCCCGATTGCCGGGACCCGGCCCCGGGGCCGGGACAAGAGCGAGGACAAACGGTTGGCGCAGGAGATGCTGCTTGACAAAAAAGAGCGGGCCGAGCACACGATGCTCGTCGATCTTGCCCGAAACGATGTCGGAAGAGTCTGCAAATTCGGCTCGGTCGAGGTCTCCGAATTCATGGGTATCGAGAAGTTCTCGCATGTCCAGCACATGGTCTCGACCGTGCAGGGCACGCTCATGGACCACCTTGACTGCTACGATGCGCTCAGGTCCTGTTTCCCGGCCGGCACGGTCTCGGGCGCCCCGAAGATCCGGGCCATGCAGATCATTCGCGAAACCGAGCCGGACGCCCGCGGCCTGTACGCCGGGGCGGTCGGCTACATCGGCTTTGACAAAAATCTCGAATTTGCAATTGCAATCCGGACCATGAACGTGAGAAACGGCCGGGCGTACATCCAGACCGGCGCCGGGATCGTTGCGGACTCGGTGCCCGAGAGCGAGTGGACCGAGACCGAGACAAAGGCCGCGGCCATGATGCGGGCGATCGAACGGGCTGGGGTTGCAGAATGA
- a CDS encoding response regulator, translating into MIRTLVVDDEPALLELSKTFLEKSGEISVDLADSALSALDRMKSASYDVIVSDYEMPGMDGILFLKKLRESGRKTPFILFTGKGREEIVIEALNSGATFYLQKGMDTKTQYAELISKIRIADLQFRAEKSVQDSRQQMETILSFLPDPTLAIDNSGNLILWNHAARELTGIAAADMLGKGGYIYAVPFYGKPRPLLVDLILHPDEQSLTRYTVLENSATCLMAECGVDLPDGRHRVFWGKATPLYNPDGEISGAIEIFHDITEQKRIIDEHKLARESLARKNEEILSHNKKLAATEEVLSRTLDELRQSHRLIQESEQKYRILVDTLPDALLIHDGEKIVYGNPAACAMFGVDQHSLVRIPLASLLGNGAGKTIAALSGAAAGGASPALPLEFSVKKPGGETVWLETTVSSLGNDRQARVQLFFHDITKRKLSEDHAASKHNEAERYAHALDRANKNLNLLYSITRHDILNQLTVLTGFMELSEAGITDPVLKEYFKKQKCAAQAIYRSILFTRDYQALGIHEPVWQNLQDLICCVTAQATAPGIRFTIAAEGLEVYADPLFEKTFYNLIDNSLRHGHQVSAITISARKDDSGVTLVYEDNGAGVPRDEKARIFERGYGKNTGLGLYLVQEILALTDISIKETGEPGHGARFEMQIPERSYRLTTVPARKSSAGESSPLLPP; encoded by the coding sequence ATGATCAGGACGCTTGTTGTCGATGATGAACCCGCTCTTCTGGAACTCAGCAAAACCTTTCTTGAAAAATCCGGTGAAATCTCTGTCGATCTTGCGGATTCTGCCCTTTCTGCCCTGGACCGCATGAAGTCGGCATCCTATGATGTGATTGTCTCCGATTATGAGATGCCGGGAATGGATGGTATTCTTTTTTTGAAAAAGCTCCGTGAGTCCGGCAGGAAAACCCCTTTTATCCTCTTTACCGGAAAAGGCCGGGAAGAGATTGTGATCGAGGCACTCAACAGCGGGGCCACGTTTTACCTCCAGAAAGGCATGGATACGAAAACCCAGTATGCGGAGCTCATCTCAAAGATACGGATCGCCGACCTGCAGTTCAGGGCAGAGAAGTCTGTTCAGGATTCCCGCCAGCAGATGGAGACAATTCTCAGTTTTTTACCGGATCCCACCCTTGCTATCGATAATTCCGGGAATCTCATCCTCTGGAACCATGCCGCCCGGGAGCTTACCGGTATTGCGGCAGCGGATATGCTGGGAAAAGGGGGATATATCTATGCAGTTCCATTTTACGGGAAACCCCGGCCCCTGCTGGTGGACCTGATCCTGCATCCGGACGAACAATCTCTCACCAGGTATACGGTTCTGGAGAATTCCGCGACCTGCCTTATGGCGGAATGCGGTGTGGATCTGCCGGATGGCAGACACCGTGTTTTCTGGGGGAAGGCGACACCCTTGTACAATCCGGACGGGGAGATATCCGGTGCAATCGAGATCTTCCACGATATCACGGAACAGAAGAGGATCATTGACGAGCATAAATTGGCCCGTGAATCCCTGGCCCGTAAAAATGAGGAGATTCTTTCGCATAACAAAAAACTTGCTGCCACGGAAGAAGTACTCTCCCGGACCCTGGATGAGCTCCGGCAAAGTCACCGGCTAATTCAGGAGAGCGAGCAGAAATACCGGATCCTCGTCGATACCTTACCGGACGCGCTTCTCATCCATGATGGAGAGAAGATTGTCTACGGTAATCCCGCAGCATGTGCCATGTTTGGGGTGGACCAGCACTCCCTTGTCCGGATTCCCCTTGCAAGTCTCCTGGGAAACGGCGCCGGGAAAACTATTGCCGCATTGTCCGGGGCGGCAGCCGGAGGAGCGAGCCCGGCCCTGCCTCTTGAATTTTCCGTAAAAAAACCGGGTGGAGAGACCGTTTGGCTGGAGACAACGGTATCCTCCCTCGGCAATGACCGACAGGCACGCGTACAGCTCTTTTTCCATGATATCACCAAGAGGAAACTCTCTGAAGATCATGCTGCCAGTAAGCACAATGAAGCGGAGCGGTATGCCCATGCACTGGACCGGGCCAACAAGAACCTCAACCTCCTGTACTCCATTACCCGGCACGATATCCTCAACCAGCTCACGGTTCTCACCGGTTTTATGGAACTCTCTGAAGCAGGAATTACCGATCCCGTGCTGAAGGAGTATTTTAAAAAACAGAAATGTGCAGCCCAGGCAATCTACCGGAGCATTCTTTTTACCCGTGATTACCAGGCACTGGGTATCCATGAACCGGTATGGCAGAACCTCCAGGATCTTATCTGTTGTGTAACCGCACAGGCCACCGCCCCGGGCATCCGGTTTACCATTGCCGCTGAAGGTCTGGAGGTATATGCAGACCCGCTCTTTGAGAAGACCTTCTACAATCTTATCGATAATTCCCTGCGTCATGGCCATCAGGTCAGTGCGATCACGATCTCCGCCCGAAAGGACGATTCCGGGGTAACCCTTGTCTATGAAGATAATGGTGCAGGAGTCCCCCGGGACGAGAAGGCCCGGATATTCGAACGCGGGTACGGGAAAAATACCGGGCTCGGTCTGTACCTTGTACAGGAAATCCTGGCCCTTACTGATATCTCAATTAAGGAGACCGGCGAGCCGGGGCATGGTGCGCGATTCGAGATGCAGATCCCGGAGCGATCGTACCGGCTCACGACCGTACCGGCCCGGAAAAGCTCTGCCGGTGAATCCTCGCCACTGTTGCCGCCATGA
- a CDS encoding TIGR04084 family radical SAM/SPASM domain-containing protein: protein MYFHIILTDDCNLCCRYCRAKAFEDEEDPDSDIPVEIDEHLKPDLSYDPNLLYGFLKKDPDPTITFYGGEPLMRRDLVERMVREAPARRFMMQTNAILLDRLPADVVNRFTTILVSLDGRKELTDGNRGAGVFDTVMANVKKIRANGYTGELIARMTVTERTDIFDAVRYLADNQYHSFSSIHWQMDANFTGDFSHRTFAEWAEKRYNPGIRALVDAWVDTMEKTGRVQRWYPFIDPMEDLLLGRESLLRCGAGHTNYAIMTDGHIAPCPIMIGMKQYYVGHIRDANPTTLPKIPVGGECEACAIRTFCGGRCLYSSIVKPWKPEGRRIVCGTVENLHDALFAALPRVRELIRDGRISVEDFAHEKFNGCEIIP, encoded by the coding sequence ATGTACTTCCACATCATCCTCACGGACGACTGCAACCTCTGCTGCCGGTACTGCCGGGCAAAGGCATTCGAGGATGAGGAAGATCCGGATTCCGATATTCCGGTCGAGATCGACGAGCACCTCAAACCGGATCTCTCCTACGATCCGAACCTTCTCTATGGGTTCCTCAAAAAAGATCCGGACCCGACCATCACGTTCTATGGCGGCGAACCGCTCATGCGCCGCGATCTCGTGGAAAGGATGGTGCGCGAAGCCCCGGCGCGCCGGTTCATGATGCAGACAAACGCGATCCTGCTCGACAGGCTCCCGGCCGATGTGGTCAACCGGTTTACCACGATCCTCGTCTCGCTGGACGGCAGAAAAGAGCTGACCGATGGCAACCGGGGCGCGGGCGTTTTTGATACCGTCATGGCAAACGTCAAGAAGATCCGGGCAAACGGGTACACCGGAGAACTCATTGCCCGGATGACCGTGACCGAACGCACGGATATTTTCGATGCGGTCCGGTACCTTGCGGACAATCAGTACCATTCTTTTTCCTCCATCCACTGGCAGATGGACGCAAACTTTACCGGGGATTTTTCCCACCGTACATTTGCAGAATGGGCAGAAAAAAGGTACAACCCGGGGATCCGGGCGCTGGTGGACGCATGGGTCGATACCATGGAAAAAACCGGCCGGGTCCAGCGCTGGTACCCGTTCATCGATCCCATGGAAGACCTCCTGCTCGGGCGCGAAAGCCTCCTGCGGTGCGGGGCCGGGCACACGAACTATGCGATCATGACCGACGGCCACATCGCCCCCTGCCCGATCATGATCGGCATGAAACAGTATTACGTGGGCCATATCCGGGACGCAAATCCCACGACTCTTCCAAAGATCCCGGTGGGCGGCGAGTGCGAAGCCTGCGCCATCCGCACGTTCTGCGGCGGCCGGTGCCTGTACTCAAGCATTGTAAAACCGTGGAAGCCTGAGGGGCGCAGGATCGTATGCGGCACGGTCGAAAACCTGCACGATGCCCTTTTTGCCGCGCTGCCCCGGGTCAGGGAACTTATCCGGGACGGCAGGATCTCTGTCGAAGACTTTGCCCACGAGAAGTTCAACGGCTGCGAGATCATCCCGTAA
- the trpA gene encoding tryptophan synthase subunit alpha: MMGRIESVFEKKGKTAFIGFTVAGDPDKETSVRIAKALVDGGTDILEFGVPFSDPVADGPTIQRADDRALAAGTTPDTIFEIVREVRAYSQVPIVFLTYYNTIYRRGIDTFYREAHEAGVDGILVADMPVEESGEVVAVAQKYGIDPIFLVTQTTSPERMDSIVRHARGYLYLVAVLGVTGARKEVAPEALALLRRVRPHTKLPLAIGFGISTPGHAKTCRDAGADGVIVGSAIVSIVEKNLRDPAAMENELRAYVAEMKTATGI; the protein is encoded by the coding sequence ATGATGGGACGCATTGAATCGGTGTTTGAGAAAAAAGGCAAAACAGCGTTCATCGGGTTTACGGTTGCCGGCGACCCGGACAAAGAGACCTCGGTCCGGATCGCAAAGGCGCTCGTCGATGGCGGGACGGACATTCTCGAATTCGGCGTGCCGTTCTCGGACCCGGTGGCGGACGGCCCGACCATCCAGCGGGCGGACGACCGGGCGCTCGCGGCCGGCACCACGCCCGACACGATCTTTGAAATCGTCCGGGAGGTCCGGGCGTACTCACAGGTCCCGATCGTCTTCCTCACGTACTACAACACGATCTACCGCCGGGGAATCGACACCTTCTACCGCGAGGCACACGAGGCCGGGGTCGACGGGATCCTGGTCGCAGATATGCCGGTCGAGGAATCCGGAGAGGTCGTCGCGGTCGCACAGAAGTACGGGATCGATCCGATCTTTCTTGTCACGCAGACAACTTCGCCGGAACGCATGGACAGTATCGTTCGCCACGCCCGCGGGTACCTGTACCTTGTTGCGGTGCTCGGGGTCACCGGGGCGCGAAAGGAGGTTGCGCCCGAGGCGCTCGCGCTGCTCCGCCGGGTCCGCCCGCACACGAAGCTCCCGCTTGCGATTGGCTTTGGAATCTCGACGCCCGGTCACGCAAAAACCTGCCGGGATGCCGGGGCGGACGGCGTGATCGTGGGAAGCGCGATTGTCAGCATCGTGGAGAAGAATCTTCGCGACCCGGCCGCAATGGAAAACGAGCTCCGGGCGTACGTGGCAGAAATGAAAACGGCAACCGGGATCTGA
- a CDS encoding DUF333 domain-containing protein, translating into MVSKLSVILVLCICLGAGLVIAGCTQQAPTTVPTTTATPAAPATTLAGQAGMANPASVNCGNIGGTTEIKTSADGSQYGMCSFKNGTTCEEWALFRGEGCQAGPSVNQTPAAPASNQTGIANPASVNCVNIGGKVDIKDSAAGQYGMCTFTNGTTCEEWALFRGEGCKAANVTA; encoded by the coding sequence ATGGTTTCGAAACTTTCTGTGATTCTTGTTCTGTGCATCTGCCTCGGGGCCGGCCTGGTTATTGCCGGCTGTACCCAGCAGGCACCCACAACTGTACCAACAACGACAGCTACACCAGCCGCCCCGGCTACCACATTGGCAGGTCAGGCCGGCATGGCAAACCCGGCATCGGTCAACTGCGGCAACATCGGCGGGACCACCGAGATCAAGACCAGTGCTGACGGCAGCCAGTACGGCATGTGCTCCTTTAAGAACGGCACCACCTGCGAGGAATGGGCGCTCTTCCGCGGCGAGGGATGCCAGGCCGGCCCGTCAGTAAACCAGACACCGGCAGCACCCGCGTCCAACCAGACCGGGATTGCAAACCCTGCCTCCGTCAACTGCGTGAATATCGGCGGCAAGGTTGATATCAAGGACAGCGCGGCCGGCCAGTACGGCATGTGCACGTTCACGAACGGCACCACCTGCGAGGAGTGGGCGCTCTTCCGCGGCGAAGGCTGCAAGGCCGCGAACGTGACCGCATAA
- the trpB gene encoding tryptophan synthase subunit beta, with product MTGTGRFGKYGGQYVPETLMNALIELEGAYNEATHDKKFTDELAAYQSEYAGRPTPLTFCENMSRDLGFKVYLKREDLVHGGSHKLNNTLGQALLAKRMGKKRLIAETGAGQHGVATAIAGAALGFEVEVFMGEVDTKRQALNVFRMELMGATVHPVTCGTKTLKDATNEALRDWVANVNDTHYLIGSVVGPHPFPTIVRDFQSVIGREAREQIMRKEGKIPDAVVACVGGGSNAIGIFHPFLADDVELIGVEAAGKGLDTPDHSATLCAGDPGVLHGTLSYLLQDENGQVLPTHSVAAGLDYPGVGPEHAMLRDSHRVAYHAVKDPDVLTAFRYLSRTEGIIPALESSHAVAYVLKNRDRFDKGEIVIINLSGRGDKDVAGIAPVTEAA from the coding sequence ATGACAGGAACAGGACGATTCGGGAAGTACGGCGGGCAGTATGTCCCGGAAACCCTGATGAACGCATTGATCGAACTCGAAGGAGCGTACAACGAGGCAACGCACGACAAAAAATTCACCGACGAGCTTGCAGCGTACCAGTCGGAATACGCGGGCCGGCCCACGCCGCTCACGTTCTGCGAGAATATGTCGCGTGACCTCGGCTTCAAAGTATACCTGAAGCGCGAGGATCTCGTGCACGGCGGCTCGCACAAGCTCAACAACACGCTCGGGCAGGCGCTTCTTGCAAAACGGATGGGAAAGAAACGGCTGATCGCCGAGACCGGCGCCGGCCAGCACGGGGTCGCGACCGCGATCGCCGGGGCGGCGCTCGGCTTTGAGGTCGAGGTCTTCATGGGCGAGGTGGACACGAAACGCCAGGCCCTCAATGTCTTCCGCATGGAACTGATGGGCGCAACCGTCCACCCGGTGACCTGCGGGACAAAGACCCTCAAGGACGCCACAAACGAGGCGCTCCGCGACTGGGTCGCAAACGTGAACGACACGCACTACCTGATCGGATCGGTGGTCGGCCCGCACCCGTTCCCGACAATTGTCCGAGATTTCCAGTCCGTGATCGGGCGCGAGGCCCGCGAACAGATCATGAGGAAAGAAGGAAAGATACCGGACGCGGTTGTTGCCTGCGTGGGCGGCGGCTCGAACGCGATCGGGATCTTCCACCCGTTCCTTGCCGATGATGTGGAGCTGATCGGTGTCGAGGCAGCGGGAAAGGGCCTCGATACCCCGGATCATTCGGCAACGCTCTGCGCCGGGGACCCGGGCGTGCTGCACGGCACGCTCTCGTACCTGTTGCAGGATGAAAACGGCCAGGTGCTCCCCACGCACAGCGTTGCGGCCGGGCTCGATTACCCGGGTGTCGGCCCCGAACATGCGATGCTCAGGGATTCGCACCGGGTAGCGTACCACGCGGTAAAAGATCCGGACGTGCTCACAGCATTCCGGTACCTCTCGCGAACGGAAGGGATCATCCCGGCGCTCGAATCCTCGCACGCGGTTGCGTACGTGCTCAAAAACCGGGACCGGTTCGACAAAGGGGAGATTGTCATCATCAACCTCTCGGGACGGGGCGACAAGGATGTTGCCGGGATCGCACCGGTCACGGAGGCGGCATGA
- a CDS encoding indole-3-glycerol phosphate synthase TrpC — MILDEIVSRTKKRVENLPATFPEPEGFRHASLEAAIRSAPQKNPVIAEIKCASPSGGIIRRNVDMGMMAGVLADGGCVGISVLTEPYFFGGSGADIAKVKGAAQVPVLRKDFVVDLRQVRETRALGADAVLLIAAVLKNRLPEFVDAVYAAGLEPLVETHNADEIALALDTKAQLVGINNRDLSTMTIDRSTTRKLSEIVRKNGRLVVSESGMRSADDVRELRPYCDAFLIGSSIMADKRPDKKLEEFLCA, encoded by the coding sequence ATGATCCTTGACGAGATTGTCAGCCGGACAAAAAAGCGCGTGGAGAACCTGCCCGCAACCTTCCCGGAGCCGGAAGGGTTCCGGCACGCAAGCCTCGAAGCCGCCATCAGATCGGCGCCGCAGAAGAACCCGGTGATTGCCGAGATCAAGTGCGCATCGCCCTCCGGCGGGATTATCCGCCGGAACGTGGACATGGGAATGATGGCTGGCGTTCTTGCGGACGGCGGCTGCGTCGGGATCTCCGTTCTTACCGAGCCGTACTTCTTTGGCGGATCGGGCGCGGATATTGCAAAAGTGAAAGGCGCAGCCCAAGTCCCGGTGCTCCGGAAGGATTTTGTCGTGGACCTGCGGCAGGTAAGAGAGACCCGGGCACTCGGGGCAGATGCCGTGCTCCTCATCGCGGCAGTCCTCAAAAACCGGTTGCCGGAATTCGTTGACGCAGTGTACGCTGCCGGCCTCGAACCGCTCGTGGAAACGCACAACGCGGACGAGATCGCGCTCGCGCTCGACACAAAGGCGCAGCTCGTGGGGATCAACAACCGCGATCTTTCCACCATGACCATTGACCGCTCCACCACCCGGAAACTCTCGGAGATCGTGCGGAAAAACGGCCGGCTCGTTGTCTCCGAGAGCGGGATGCGGTCCGCGGACGATGTCCGGGAACTCCGGCCCTACTGCGATGCCTTTTTGATCGGATCGTCGATCATGGCCGACAAACGGCCGGACAAAAAACTGGAGGAATTTTTGTGCGCGTAA
- the trpD gene encoding anthranilate phosphoribosyltransferase has product MSMKEAIAAVIAGRDLSPAEAETVMDEIMTGQATQAQIGAFLAGLRMKGETTDEIAAFARVMRAHAVRVTPHVAGTLVDTCGTGGDGVQTFNISTAAAFVAAGAGVPVVKHGNRGVSSRCGSADVLAALGVTIGAVPADRLADIVGEAGIVFLFAPDHHPATKYVMAARGELGCRTVFNILGPLANPASAGAQVLGVYDKNLTVPVAEVLRLLGISRAMVVYGSGLDEITVTGETSVTELDRDRITNYTVTPEQFGFLRAAPADLRGGDPAENARIVRAILAGKKGAARDIVLMNAGAAIYVGGRAKTLAEGIRLAADSVDSGRAAGKLDALVAATRGAA; this is encoded by the coding sequence ATGAGCATGAAAGAGGCGATTGCCGCCGTGATCGCGGGGCGCGACCTGTCTCCCGCTGAGGCGGAAACGGTGATGGATGAGATCATGACCGGGCAGGCAACGCAGGCACAGATCGGTGCGTTCCTTGCCGGGCTCCGGATGAAGGGCGAGACGACGGACGAGATCGCCGCGTTTGCCCGGGTGATGCGGGCGCACGCGGTCCGGGTAACACCGCACGTTGCCGGGACGCTCGTGGACACCTGCGGGACCGGGGGAGACGGGGTGCAGACGTTTAACATCAGCACGGCCGCAGCGTTTGTCGCGGCCGGGGCCGGGGTCCCTGTCGTCAAGCACGGCAACCGGGGCGTGAGCAGCCGGTGCGGGTCGGCCGATGTCCTTGCAGCGCTCGGCGTTACCATCGGCGCCGTGCCCGCGGACAGGCTGGCAGACATTGTCGGCGAGGCGGGGATCGTCTTTCTCTTTGCGCCAGACCACCACCCGGCAACAAAATATGTGATGGCCGCACGCGGGGAGCTCGGGTGCCGGACGGTCTTTAATATTCTCGGGCCGCTGGCAAACCCGGCATCTGCGGGAGCGCAGGTGCTCGGGGTCTATGACAAAAACCTCACGGTGCCGGTGGCAGAAGTCCTGCGCCTGCTCGGGATATCCCGGGCAATGGTGGTCTATGGCTCGGGGCTCGACGAGATCACGGTCACGGGCGAGACGAGCGTGACAGAGCTCGACAGGGACCGGATCACGAATTACACGGTCACGCCGGAGCAGTTCGGATTTCTCCGGGCCGCGCCGGCCGATCTTCGTGGCGGCGACCCGGCGGAGAACGCACGCATTGTCCGTGCGATCCTTGCCGGGAAAAAAGGAGCCGCACGCGACATCGTGCTCATGAACGCCGGCGCTGCGATCTACGTGGGCGGCCGGGCCAAAACACTTGCAGAAGGGATCCGGCTCGCGGCCGACTCGGTTGATTCGGGAAGGGCGGCGGGAAAACTCGATGCGCTTGTTGCGGCAACCCGGGGTGCAGCATGA
- a CDS encoding CxxC-x17-CxxC domain-containing protein, with protein sequence MERKGFGGPRNFGPREMTKTVCSDCGKECEVPFKPTEGRPVYCRDCLPKHRKPRF encoded by the coding sequence ATGGAAAGAAAAGGATTTGGCGGCCCGAGAAATTTCGGTCCCAGAGAAATGACAAAGACAGTCTGTTCTGACTGTGGCAAAGAGTGCGAAGTCCCGTTCAAGCCGACCGAGGGCAGGCCGGTTTATTGCAGGGACTGCCTGCCCAAACACCGGAAGCCCCGCTTCTGA
- a CDS encoding phosphoribosylanthranilate isomerase: MRVKICGITRVEDALFAEKAGADAIGVVMYSPTSRRSVPDAKAREIFHALGPFVTRVVVTHTESESDLEKILALGPDAIQISHPFVFGKNPGVRVLRVIGRGDAVPADCDAVIVDESMGAGKTFDRDFAKTVMKTATVPVILAGGLTPENVGAAIREIRPWAVDVASGVETEPGIKDHTKIAAFIRAAREAL; the protein is encoded by the coding sequence GTGCGCGTAAAGATCTGCGGGATAACGAGAGTTGAGGATGCACTCTTCGCGGAAAAGGCCGGGGCCGATGCGATAGGTGTCGTGATGTACTCGCCTACTTCGCGGCGCTCGGTCCCGGATGCGAAAGCCCGGGAAATTTTTCACGCGCTCGGGCCGTTTGTTACCCGGGTCGTTGTCACGCACACGGAATCCGAATCCGATCTCGAAAAGATTCTCGCGCTCGGGCCGGACGCTATCCAGATCTCGCACCCGTTTGTTTTTGGAAAAAACCCGGGCGTGCGGGTGCTCCGCGTGATCGGGCGCGGGGATGCCGTGCCCGCTGACTGCGATGCGGTGATCGTGGACGAGAGCATGGGAGCGGGAAAAACATTCGACCGGGACTTTGCAAAAACCGTGATGAAAACCGCAACGGTGCCGGTGATCCTTGCCGGCGGGCTCACACCCGAAAATGTCGGGGCGGCGATCCGGGAGATCCGGCCCTGGGCCGTCGATGTGGCAAGCGGCGTAGAGACGGAACCGGGAATAAAAGACCATACAAAAATCGCGGCGTTTATTCGTGCCGCACGGGAGGCATTATGA
- a CDS encoding anthranilate synthase component II — translation MSSPTVLIVDCYDSFTFNLYQQVGKLGGKPVVFPCDTPLDKLRNISCDRIILSPGPGTPEDSGVCMDVLATMSKTIPTLGVCLGHQAICTAFGGTVIRSGHLMHGKTSEIRHNGTGIFTGLPSPFTATRYHSLVADRATLPPELVVTAESIDDGFVMGVRHTQYPIEGVQFHPESILSHDGDALMKNFLFGPRAVGA, via the coding sequence ATGAGTTCCCCGACCGTGCTCATCGTGGACTGCTACGACAGCTTCACGTTCAACCTGTACCAGCAGGTGGGAAAACTCGGGGGAAAACCCGTGGTCTTTCCCTGCGACACGCCGCTCGACAAACTCCGGAACATTTCCTGCGACCGGATCATTCTCTCGCCCGGGCCCGGGACTCCGGAGGACTCTGGGGTCTGCATGGACGTTCTCGCAACCATGAGCAAAACGATCCCGACCCTGGGCGTCTGCCTCGGCCACCAGGCCATCTGTACCGCGTTTGGCGGAACGGTAATCCGGTCCGGCCACCTGATGCACGGGAAGACCTCGGAGATCCGGCACAACGGGACCGGGATCTTTACCGGACTTCCCTCGCCGTTTACCGCGACCCGGTACCACTCGCTCGTGGCGGACAGGGCAACCCTTCCCCCCGAACTCGTGGTCACGGCCGAGAGCATCGACGACGGTTTTGTGATGGGCGTCCGGCACACGCAGTACCCGATCGAGGGCGTCCAGTTCCACCCGGAGAGTATTCTTTCGCACGATGGCGATGCGCTCATGAAAAATTTCCTCTTTGGCCCGCGGGCGGTGGGGGCATGA